The Mustela lutreola isolate mMusLut2 chromosome 3, mMusLut2.pri, whole genome shotgun sequence genome includes a region encoding these proteins:
- the PAG1 gene encoding phosphoprotein associated with glycosphingolipid-enriched microdomains 1, with the protein MGPPGSVLSSGQVQVVLWGSLAAVAAFFLIGFLIFLCSSCDREKKPRQQSGDHENLMNVASDKEMFSRSVTSLATDAPASSEQNGILTNGDILSEDSTLTCMQHYEEVQTSASDLLDSQDSTGKPKCHQSRELPRIPPDSAVDTMLNARSVDGDPGLGTEGPYEVLKDSSSQENMVEDCLYETVKEIKEVAAAVNPGKGHSSRSKSTSALKELPGPQAPEADFAEYASVDRNKKCRQSVNAETVLRNSCDLEEEAPPPVPVKLLDENENLQEKEESKTAEEGAAEGTSETNKRFSSLSYKSREEDPTLTEEEISAMYSSVNKPGQSGNKSGQTLKAPESSHTSVQGATQRSPSSCNDLYATVKDFEKTPNSISTLPPAARPSEDLEPDYEAIQTLNREEDKSTPETNGQRGLFPKENDYESIGDLQQCRDITRL; encoded by the exons ATGGGCCCCCCGGGGAGCGTGCTGAGCAGTGGGCAAGTGCAGGTCGTCCTGTGGGGCAGTTTGGCCGCTGTTGCTGCTTTCTTCCTCATCGGCTTCCTGATTTTTCTGTGCTCCAGTTGTGACAG AGAGAAGAAGCCGAGGCAGCAGAGTGGGGACCATGAGAACCTGATGAACGTG GCTTCGGATAAGGAGATGTTCAGCCGTTCGGTTACTAGCCTGGCCACAGACGCGCCTGCCAGCAGCGAGCAGAACGGGATACTCACCAATGGTGACA TCCTTTCAGAAGACAGTACTCTGACCTGCATGCAACATTACGAGGAGGTCCAGACCTCAGCTTCGGATCTGCTGGACTCCCAGGACAGCACGGGGAAGCCAAAGTGTCACCAAAGCCGGGAACTGCCTAGAATTCCTCCTGACAGCGCAGTGGACACGATGCTCAACGCGAGGAGCGTGGACGGGGACCCGGGCCTGGGGACGGAAGGGCCGTATGAAGTGCTCAAGGATAGTTCCTCCCAAGAGAATATGGTGGAGGACTGCTTGTATGAAactgtgaaagaaataaaagaggtgGCAGCAGCCGTGAACCCAGGGAAAGGCCACAGCAGCAGGTCAAAGTCGACTTCCGCTTTGAAAGAGCTTCCGGGGCCCCAAGCCCCCGAGGCGGACTTTGCTGAGTATGCCTCCGTGGACAGAAACAAAAAGTGTCGACAGAGCGTTAACGCAGAGACTGTTCTCAGAAATTCATGTGACTTGGAAGAGGAGGCCCCACCACCTGTCCCTGTTAAACTTCTGGATGAGAATGAAAACcttcaggagaaggaagagagcaagacAGCGGAGGAGGGAGCCGCAGAGGGGACCAGCGAAACCAACAAG AGATTTAGTTCATTGTCGTACAAGTCCCGGGAAGAGGACCCAACTCTCACAGAAGAAGAG ATCTCAGCCATGTATTCCTCAGTAAATAAACCCGGACAGTCAGGGAATAAATCAGGACAGACTCTCAAAGCACCAGAGTCCAGCCACACCTCCGTCCAAGGAGCTACTCAGAGATCCCCCTCTTCCTGTAATGATCTCTATGCTACTGTTAAAGACTTCGAGAAAACTCCAAACAGCATCAGCACGCTTCCACCAGCAGCAAGACCCAGTGAGGATCTGGAGCCTGATTACGAAGCAATACAAACTCtaaacagagaggaagacaagtcCACCCCAGAGACCAATGGCCAGCGTGGCCTTTTCCCAAAAGAGAATGACTATGAGAGCATTGGGGACTTGCAGCAATGCCGCGATATCACCAGGCTCTAG